In Corynebacterium aquatimens, one genomic interval encodes:
- a CDS encoding Rib/alpha-like domain-containing protein has product MPKRSPFRAAIAGLTAIAIAATPLTVPNQTVLSAAVANAADTRTVTVTGPDNVTITTAETFTVKVSGVTGGKVQLYLDNVAQGNPVELSASGEATPSITPRSYGDHTLTARFIDADGSNPIEDGIKNFKTPYPTEIRLANAGADLTEYDSYHGFTINGKATTPTDLPVLEAGDTYTVRGNMRWDTASGRFYEVAINPPVGSTYVDNSARKLNGNNEDTSWAVGSRGTDTGTVAGQLGNKYYYPYWGETKEGTTYPTINPGYVGMQSTKSYDAFNNYVYDLEAKFKVPEAPGIHVPQFAVYKYKYNFHTLVPMNGAAFKVEAPKLPDRVTQTGVYNAQAAAQDTPPEITEGDTLADAKGFVADADKLPEGTTYDWTTQPTVANPIGVITVTYPDGSTDTVNVPFEVKTKPATTTTVTSTATTTTAATTTAATTTTATSTATTTTAATTTAATTTTATSTATTTTAATTPAATTTTATSTATSTTAATTPATPTTVTSTSGTTSTAATSTAGTTTTSATSTDTTPTTGTTGGNTGGNTGTTPTPEAPKAKSNPAPVQAGETPNAEDFVDNVPAGAKVTWKGEAPKAPAGATTPVTVDATVLITKDGTTTEVPVKVTFTGKSDGAKPVAKPAPAKVAAGATPKAADFVNNIPAGGSAEWKDGTPTTSGNYIVVVKDKNGAVISEVPVTVTFETTQKPAGDKGSSVTAEGRGVIIGSTIGALLSLAVLIGSQTNIQGINAAIDNVQRQLGIYNPQLASEVKNGLPIFGAIAGIAGLIGAIVPVALGVKDGKITFTVKKTQ; this is encoded by the coding sequence ATGCCTAAGCGCTCCCCATTCCGCGCCGCGATCGCCGGGCTCACCGCTATTGCTATCGCCGCCACTCCCCTAACCGTGCCCAACCAGACTGTGCTCTCCGCCGCCGTCGCCAACGCGGCCGACACCCGTACCGTGACTGTGACCGGACCGGACAACGTGACCATTACAACCGCTGAAACTTTCACGGTAAAGGTCTCCGGCGTTACCGGCGGCAAGGTTCAGCTCTACCTCGATAACGTCGCGCAAGGCAACCCGGTCGAACTGAGCGCCTCCGGCGAAGCGACCCCTTCCATCACGCCGAGGTCCTACGGCGATCACACGCTTACCGCTCGCTTTATCGACGCAGACGGCTCCAACCCAATCGAGGACGGAATTAAGAACTTTAAGACTCCGTACCCGACGGAAATCCGACTGGCAAACGCTGGTGCCGACCTCACGGAATACGACAGCTACCATGGCTTCACCATCAACGGTAAAGCAACAACCCCGACCGATCTTCCCGTGCTCGAGGCTGGGGACACTTACACCGTCCGCGGCAACATGCGCTGGGATACAGCGTCCGGCCGCTTCTACGAAGTCGCAATCAACCCGCCGGTAGGCTCCACCTACGTCGACAATTCAGCTCGAAAACTAAACGGGAACAACGAAGACACCAGCTGGGCAGTTGGATCACGGGGTACCGATACTGGCACGGTAGCCGGGCAGCTAGGAAACAAGTACTACTACCCGTACTGGGGAGAGACCAAGGAAGGAACAACGTACCCAACGATTAACCCTGGTTACGTTGGTATGCAATCAACGAAGAGTTACGACGCATTCAACAACTACGTCTACGACCTCGAAGCGAAGTTTAAGGTACCGGAGGCCCCCGGCATTCACGTTCCCCAGTTTGCGGTCTACAAGTACAAATATAACTTTCACACCCTAGTTCCGATGAACGGCGCCGCGTTCAAGGTTGAAGCACCTAAGCTGCCCGATCGCGTCACCCAGACGGGCGTTTACAACGCGCAAGCGGCAGCACAGGACACACCACCGGAAATCACCGAGGGCGACACCCTGGCCGACGCGAAGGGCTTTGTTGCCGATGCAGATAAGCTCCCGGAGGGCACGACTTACGACTGGACTACGCAACCCACCGTCGCCAACCCCATCGGCGTGATCACCGTGACCTACCCCGATGGCTCCACCGACACCGTAAACGTCCCATTCGAGGTCAAGACCAAGCCAGCTACGACGACCACGGTTACGTCGACCGCGACTACGACCACGGCGGCCACGACCACGGCAGCCACGACCACCACGGCTACCTCAACCGCGACTACGACCACGGCGGCCACGACCACGGCAGCCACGACCACCACGGCTACCTCAACCGCGACTACGACCACGGCGGCCACAACCCCGGCAGCCACGACCACCACGGCTACCTCAACCGCGACTTCGACCACGGCGGCCACAACCCCGGCGACGCCGACCACAGTAACGTCCACCTCGGGGACCACCTCCACCGCAGCAACGTCCACCGCGGGTACAACCACCACTTCGGCGACTTCCACCGACACAACCCCGACTACCGGCACAACTGGCGGCAACACTGGCGGCAACACTGGCACGACCCCGACCCCGGAGGCTCCGAAGGCGAAGTCCAACCCGGCACCGGTGCAAGCTGGGGAGACCCCGAACGCTGAAGACTTCGTTGATAATGTGCCTGCTGGCGCGAAGGTGACGTGGAAGGGCGAGGCCCCCAAGGCCCCGGCTGGCGCTACTACGCCGGTGACCGTGGACGCAACTGTCCTTATTACTAAGGACGGAACAACCACCGAAGTGCCCGTGAAGGTCACGTTCACGGGCAAGTCGGACGGGGCAAAGCCCGTTGCTAAGCCTGCTCCCGCGAAGGTAGCTGCGGGAGCGACGCCGAAGGCTGCTGACTTCGTGAACAACATCCCCGCCGGCGGAAGCGCTGAGTGGAAGGACGGCACGCCAACGACGTCCGGCAACTACATCGTTGTAGTCAAGGACAAGAACGGCGCGGTCATCAGTGAGGTGCCGGTCACCGTAACCTTCGAGACCACACAGAAACCCGCAGGCGACAAGGGCTCGTCTGTAACAGCGGAGGGCCGCGGTGTGATTATCGGCTCCACGATTGGAGCGCTGCTAAGCCTGGCGGTGCTCATCGGCAGCCAGACCAACATCCAGGGCATCAATGCGGCGATTGATAACGTTCAGCGCCAGCTGGGCATCTACAACCCGCAGCTAGCGAGTGAGGTAAAGAACGGCCTGCCGATCTTCGGCGCGATCGCTGGTATCGCGGGCCTCATCGGCGCCATTGTTCCCGTGGCTCTCGGCGTTAAGGATGGGAAGATTACATTCACAGTAAAGAAGACGCAGTAG